A section of the Paramisgurnus dabryanus chromosome 4, PD_genome_1.1, whole genome shotgun sequence genome encodes:
- the LOC135735663 gene encoding cell adhesion molecule CEACAM3-like: protein MSRGCCCVLLLALVAVVSGVDVKAAVGDEVRFNPDIKSSLKDSSITWKYTAGGEVMKVIEWDNDFKTLESLIPKFKTRVALDRTTGELTIRNLQLEHTGLYTIEINNKELYKRFTLTVKGVDMKTDVDIKAVVGGEVRFKPDIPEGSLKDRSITWIYKAGGDVINVIEWDNDFQTLESLNPKFKTRVALDRNNGELTITDLQLEDTGLYTIEINNKEQEKQITLTVVDVDIKAVVGGEVRFKPDIPEGSLKDASITWIYKTATDLIKVIEWDNDFQTEESLNPKFKTRVALDRTTGELTIRDLQLEDTGLYTIKINYKEQEKKFTLTVMDMDIKAVVGGEVHFKPDIPEGTSLKDRSITWRYKTATDMLKVIEWDRDFLTEESLNPKFKTRVALDRTTGELTIRDLQLEHTGLYTFEINNKEQEKKFTLTVVETSST from the exons ATGTCGCGTGGATGTTGCTGCGTACTTCTGCTCGCGCTCGTCGCCGTGGTTTCAG gTGTGGATGTGAAGGCTGCAGTGGGAGATGAAGTTCGTTTTAATCCAGACATTAAATCATCTCTTAAAGACAGCAGCATCACATGGAAATATACGGCTGGTGGTGAGGTGATGAAGGTGATTGAATGGGACAATGACTTTAAGACTTTAGAAAGTTTGATTCCTAAATTCAAGACTCGTGTAGCTCTCGATAGGACCACAGGAGAACTCACTATAAGAAATTTACAGCTGGAGCATACTGGACTTTATACCATTGAGATCAACAATAAAGAGCTATACAAAAGATTCACATTGACTGTTAAGG GTGTGGATATGAAGACAGATGTGGATATTAAGGCAGTAGTGGGCGGTGAAGTTCGTTTTAAACCTGACATCCCTGAAGGATCTCTTAAAGACCGCAGCATCACATGGATATATAAGGCTGGTGGTGATGTGATAAATGTGATTGAATGGGACAATGACTTTCAGACTTTAGAAAGTTTAAATCCTAAATTCAAGACTCGTGTAGCTCTCGATAGGAACAATGGAGAACTCACTATAACAGATTTACAACTggaggatactggactttataCCATAGAGATCAACAACAAAGAGCAAGAGAAACAAATCACATTGACTGTTGTGG ATGTGGATATTAAGGCAGTAGTGGGCGGTGAAGTTCGTTTTAAACCTGACATCCCTGAAGGATCTCTTAAAGACGCCAGCATCACATGGATATATAAGACTGCTACTGACTTGATAAAGGTGATTGAATGGGACAATGACTTTCAGACTGAAGAAAGTCTGAATCCTAAATTCAAGACTCGTGTAGCTCTCGATAGGACCACTGGAGAACTCACTATAAGAGATTTACAACTggaggatactggactttataCCATTAAGATCAACTATAAAGAGCAAGAGAAAAAATTCACATTGACTGTTATGG ATATGGATATTAAGGCAGTAGTGGGCGGTGAAGTTCATTTTAAACCTGACATTCCTGAAGGAACATCTCTTAAAGACCGTAGCATCACATGGAGATATAAGACTGCTACTGACATGTTAAAGGTGATTGAATGGGACCGTGACTTTCTGACTGAAGAAAGTCTGAATCCTAAATTCAAGACACGTGTAGCTCTCGATAGGACCACTGGAGAACTCACTATAAGAGATTTACAGCTGGAGCATACTGGACTTTATACCTTTGAGATCAACAACAAAGAGCAAGAGAAAAAATTCACATTGACTGTTGTAG AAACCTCTTCCACATGA
- the LOC135735651 gene encoding CD48 antigen-like, whose product MKMSRGCGYMLLLVVLFIAVVSGVVGVVRKKVGDEARFQSDKTALKDSSITWKYSAGGEVIKVVEWDNDFQTEEILNPKFKNRVALDRNNGELTIRNLQLGDTGSYSIEINNKEEKKISLIVKEGVNNPKLEHEETKENPDVIYLNCNIIPISQYNENINWTCSEGKNPFILNPGKGKQGESITISRTKNPDVCCNCTLFNEVDEKTSNTLCIKDLPASSGGLGVGAIFGIVITVIFIIIILFVLYYFHDCIYRFVREQYQKIIRWFNGGEESDTDAGKNNGIGADRDPQAGVPLASQTSN is encoded by the exons atgaaGATGTCGCGTGGATGTGGTTACATGCTGCTGCTGGTGGTCTTGTTCATCGCTGTTGTTTCAG GTGTGGTGGGGGTTGTGAGGAAGAAAGTGGGAGATGAAGCTCGTTTTCAATCTGACAAAACTGCTCTTAAAGACAGCAGCATCACATGGAAATATTCAGCTGGTGGTGAGGTGATAAAGGTGGTTGAATGGGACAATGACTTTCAGACTGAAGAAATTCTGAATCCTAAATTCAAGAATCGTGTAGCTCTCGATAGGAACAATGGAGAACTCACCATAAGAAATTTACAGCTGGGCGATACTGGAAGTTATTCCATTGAGATCAACAATAAAGAGGAGAAAAAAATCAGCTTGATTGTTAAAG AGGGTGTCAACAATCCAAAATTAGAACACGAGGAAACAAAAGAAAACCCTGATGTAATATATTTGAACTGTAATATAATACCTATATCACAatataatgaaaatataaactggACTTGTTCAGAAGGAAAAAATCCATTTATCCTAAATCCGGGAAAGGGAAAACAAGGAGAGTCCATAACAATCAGTAGAACCAAGAACCCAGATGTCTGCTGCAACTGTACACTCTTCAATGAAGTGGATGAGAAAACCAGCAATACGCTCTGTATAAAAGATCTGCCTG CTTCTTCAGGAGGTCTCGGTGTAGGAGCTATCTTTGGGATTGTGATTACTGTCATCTTTATCATCATCATTCTCTTCGTCTTGTACTACTTCCATgactgcatttata GATTTGTTCGTGAACAATATCAAAAGATTATAAGATGGTTCAATG GAGGTGAGGAGAGTGACACAGATGCAGGAAAGAATAACG